One Chitinivibrionia bacterium DNA window includes the following coding sequences:
- a CDS encoding protein-glutamate O-methyltransferase CheR → MPLNETTSAQRVISISDKEFDRIAKLVYTNFGINLTDSKKSLVIGRLQKVLKKHDFNSFNEYIEHIEKGDKGALTELVNRISTNHTFFYREYSHFEFFEKKAIPEAIAYRKKEGNRKIKLWCAAASKGDEPYTIMIHLMRTLGRDYPTFGSGLLATDISEDALREAVEGVYSHDRIDKIDRQTINQYFDQVNGKYRVKDELRREILFRKFNLMTPVFPFKGDFDMVFCRNVMIYFDEKTKAELANKIYNQLRVGGYLYIGHSETLNGLGTQFKHVQSAIYQKV, encoded by the coding sequence ATGCCTTTAAATGAAACAACCAGTGCGCAAAGGGTAATATCAATATCCGACAAAGAATTTGACAGGATTGCCAAACTTGTCTATACTAATTTCGGAATAAATCTTACTGACTCCAAAAAGAGTTTGGTAATCGGGCGTTTGCAAAAAGTCTTGAAAAAGCACGATTTCAATTCGTTTAATGAGTATATAGAGCATATCGAAAAAGGCGACAAGGGAGCCTTGACGGAACTTGTTAACAGAATTTCCACAAATCACACCTTTTTTTACCGCGAGTACAGCCATTTTGAATTTTTTGAAAAAAAGGCTATTCCCGAAGCAATTGCATACAGAAAAAAAGAGGGAAACCGCAAAATTAAACTTTGGTGCGCCGCCGCTTCAAAAGGAGACGAGCCATACACAATAATGATACACCTTATGCGCACTTTGGGACGTGATTATCCGACTTTCGGTTCGGGACTTCTGGCAACCGATATTTCGGAAGACGCACTCAGAGAAGCGGTAGAAGGTGTTTATTCTCACGACAGGATAGATAAAATAGACCGCCAGACAATAAATCAGTATTTTGACCAAGTGAACGGAAAATATCGCGTAAAAGACGAACTTCGCCGCGAAATATTGTTCAGAAAATTTAACCTTATGACGCCAGTTTTTCCGTTCAAAGGCGACTTCGATATGGTTTTTTGCCGCAACGTTATGATTTATTTCGACGAAAAAACAAAAGCGGAATTGGCGAACAAAATTTACAATCAACTTAGAGTAGGCGGGTATCTTTATATTGGGCATTCGGAAACATTAAACGGATTAGGTACTCAGTTTAAGCACGTTCAGTCGGCAATATATCAGAAAGTTTGA